The sequence below is a genomic window from Carassius auratus strain Wakin unplaced genomic scaffold, ASM336829v1 scaf_tig00017605, whole genome shotgun sequence.
TCCACGTGAGTGTGAAAGATTTCCAAAAAGACAATTCTAATTAGGTTCAGCTGGTCATGTCATATTGTGGTGTTGACCCTCAGAAAGTTGTTAGGTTTCAAAGTGACTACTGTCTGAATTATGAATCATACATCCCCACACCAATGACGGGGTTTTTGTGAAATGTCACTAATGTAATTGTAACTGCATCCATTGCGTCATGTCTTGTGGCATGAGCACCTTTTCTTAGAAGAAGTTTGAAAAGGTTTAAAAATGCATCTTAAGGTGCAACTTGCTGGGAAAATTCCTTACTGCAGAATTACATAGAGGTCATAGGGcgtgcttaatttttttatttttataattgcacTGAATTAACAAAATTGACAATCCAGTTTATTATACATCAAAGACAGACAAATCAATAATCTAAGAAGTCAAATAAGAATGTTGCATTTGTCCCTCTATATTCTATAATTGGTGTAAATATTTCACCTTTCTCTGAACCTTTGCCTCCGCTACTCTTGGTTTCTTTCATGAAGCATGGTTACAATCTATTTTGTGTATATCCTGTTTGAACTTTTGCAGAGATTCTGGCAAGTAGCCTGACAtggttttttaaaataaagaaaacgtcCGACATTGTTTAAAatctctcactcacacatacagtacacacacacacacacacacacacacacatacggctATCCCTTGTGTGAACATGTGGGTGGATGGAGAGGACCAAAAAAAAACTGAGCGAGAGAGGCCAAGCCCTAACCCCACTTCGGTCTCTTCATCTCTTCCCTCCTCTCCCTCTCTGGTTCTAAATGAAGGCTGTGTGTGCCCCTTGCCCCcttcccctcctcctcctcctcctctctctcttctgctGTGTGGAAGATGGCCGCTGGTCTGAGAGTAGGTGGGTGAGACTCATTTCCTGTGCTCCTCAGGGCCTCGTTGCTCCAATGGCAGCAGCAGCTCCCACCATCCAGGAGCCCTGTTTGGTAGCAAACACGGGGCGTCTTCATATTCTCCTACATctactcttcctcctcttcctcttctactGCCGCCTCCGCCATCCGTGCCACGGCCCCCAGGGGCCCTCAGTATGCCACAGTCTGGGGGCTCTCCAGACAAGCTCCATGCAGAAGGGGCCCTGAAGGCCTCACCCACTGAGGTAAGTCCAACAAACACCCAATAGGCCACTTATCCTTCAGCTTTGTGTCTCTTGATGTATAGCTCCTTTTTAACAATCTGTCGGATTGCTGTagatttgttgcttttttttgctTTGCCTGCTCTGTTCCTGcatgttctttctttctgttaattcatgcattttcTGCCTTtctgtgataaaaaataaaggcCAGTGTGAAGGGATTTCCACATATTCCAAAGATTTTTTACACCTGACCAGAACCAATCAAATCCATCAGCTATTCCAAATTTCGGGTAACACATCACACTTAATATCTGTGGTGGTGGTTATGTTTAACAAATTTGACCATATTCTAACAAGATTAGGATCCCCCTAAATCAGGATGTCTATCGTCTTGCGTGTGCCCTGTGCATTTGTGATTCTGATGAATATAACTACAACTGCCGTAGCTTTGGATCTTCTGACAAGAGGGGGATCCAGGTGGCGATAGAAATCAATAGTGATGGACAAGGCAGAGGGGCagggtgggtttttgttttcttgaGTGAGAGCAGGAAATTGCATTCTCCCCGTGTGCGCTGAGGTGGCATTTGGTTTCGcaggacaccccccccccccccccccccccaagaagtTGTACCATCTCTGTGGACAAGCCATCTGTTTGCTTAAACCATAACGTGTCACTCTTACGCAAGAGAGGGTGGAACGAAAACGAGGGGGATGGGGCGCACCTATACACATACAAGCCTCACACATCTCAGAGAAtgggtaaaaaacaaacaatcagatCTGTAATCCTCCACCTCTCAAACAAATACACACCTTACCTCATGGACAATACTTAATATCCTCTCGTGTCCCAAGAGTTTCCTCTTTGTCTCCACCTGTTGGATATGCTGTTGAGAATCCCAAGTTGAACTAATACAAATCATAGACAAACCAATAAAACTTTACGCAAATATCGAAATGTCACTAAAATAAGATACATGGATTGCGGCAGCATTTTTTAAAGAGAACTTGTCTTgaataaaattagtttttcttATCATACTGGCAAagagttaatatatatatatatatatatatatatatatatatatatatatatatatatatatataaatatatatatatatatatatatattaaaattattttggaaaCTGCAATATTACAATTAGAATTTTAAGTTTTTACAACATAAAATGTATCAATTGACTCTAGgtctaaatactgtatatacaaaagCAAAATTGCGCAAGAGTAAGAGAATGTATCTTGAATTTAGATTTggatctaatatatatatatatatatatatatatatatatatatatatatatatatatatatatatatatatatatatatatatatatattactagtaATTGTCAAAAATACTAATACTTGCATGCTATGTCTGGTTTTGTTGCTTAAACTGTTTCGttgcttttcttctttcttcaagGGTCCGGTCTATTTCTTCTGTTTaaagtgtgtctgtttgtgtgttttaactcATGAACTTGCATGCCGCAGGAGTACACACTTCAATACAGACCTGTGATCAGAAGTACACAAGTGttgatgtgcatgtgtgtatatttttacaGGAGGAAATGCAAGAAGAAGACAATAGTCCAAATAACAATGCAGGTACGCGTGGCGTCTGTGACGCCGATGGCCCGCCACATGACTGCCTGTTATTTTTCACATACATAAGCCGATATCCTGGCGTTAGTTCTCacctctctttccctccctccctctcgctCTCAGGGCTGGAGCGTGTCCAGGTTCCTGTAGAGGAAGATCAGATGGTGGAGGAGAAGCATGGAGTGTGTGTGGCGGAGGTGGAGGGCGGAGGGCCGGGCTGGCGGCAGGAGCTCGCCTGCTCTCTGTGTAAGCAACTGTTTAGCAGCCTGCTTCAACTGAGACAGCACGAATACAGCCACACGCTCTCGCTCATGGCCCTCTCGCTGGACTGCCTCGACCACCATCGCCCCCTAGTGGCCCCATCTCTGCACAACCCTCCGTCAGCACGCTACCATTGCTCGCAGTGTCCTGCCAGCTTCACTCTCAAGTCCAACGCCGACCGCCATGAGAAGACCATCCACCTCAAACGGAAGCTGATGCAGTGCATGTACTGTCTCAAGCACTTCCGCGACCGCACTGACCTGAACCGCCACCTGTCGTCCGTGCATTCCAGCGAGCGCGTGTACACGTGTCCCGCTTGCTCCCGAACCTTCAGCACGCAGAAAAACCTGGCTAGCCATGGCAAGGTCTGCTGTCAGTCGGGAATCTTGCCCACCGAGCAGCTGTGGAACCTGCACAGATTAAACGAAGATGAGCACGGCCACATCCGTATAGATGACTGATTCTCCAAACCAACAACATTCATCATTTCATTAATAAGGGAATGTGATGCAAACCCAGGTCATCCCAGGCCTCCTCCAACTTTTGGCCACAGCACTGTTGacatttgtacatttctttttacTGTACATTCGATTTGTATGTTCTTTAGATATCTAAATCGGCAgggttttttttaatgattactgCACATGGCTGCTAAGGCACAATTGCTTTGcagaataaagacattttatgtcatttctcTATTTGCACCTAGAGCTGTCTGCTTTTTGTACCATGCAGGATTATTCAAGGTCTTACTGAAGACTGGGAAACAGAGATCTCAGTGCATTGGATACCAatgctttttcattttcattttcgtcTTTACCAGCGGACTAATCTTATGCTTAG
It includes:
- the LOC113075745 gene encoding transcription factor hamlet isoform X1, producing the protein MLVDDCPSSNVVVCICVFENSLTFLSFLSGAEVTDPNMSDSRGERMDLLVKQEEAAAGDGGFLSGERDEAVAQERAGSVANLRAALMSKNSLLSLGAEMLGEENPLLFDYLPKGGHSLSRPRCSNGSSSSHHPGALFGSKHGASSYSPTSTLPPLPLLLPPPPSVPRPPGALSMPQSGGSPDKLHAEGALKASPTEEEMQEEDNSPNNNAGLERVQVPVEEDQMVEEKHGVCVAEVEGGGPGWRQELACSLCKQLFSSLLQLRQHEYSHTLSLMALSLDCLDHHRPLVAPSLHNPPSARYHCSQCPASFTLKSNADRHEKTIHLKRKLMQCMYCLKHFRDRTDLNRHLSSVHSSERVYTCPACSRTFSTQKNLASHGKVCCQSGILPTEQLWNLHRLNEDEHGHIRIDD